The following are encoded together in the Bradymonas sediminis genome:
- the ccsA gene encoding cytochrome c biogenesis protein CcsA has protein sequence MTSPLNILELALPALYALTFGVYYRQFFGEDAQGDRFFGSFMLKGTLAIHVGYLIYRGITLAHFPIATGAEFMSMLAASIAAIYVLVETRHNNPNTGIFFIGLITLFQLFSSILITDISTYPDRMTHSVFGVHIIVTGLGFAALSLSAIYALMYVMLSRQLKARNLGVIFRRLPPLATLENMSKLATIAGVILLGIGLALGHWFALEQGVSLTTLDPTIIAADLIWLAYFLGLIVVSVRGLSGLRMGYFSLFGYVALVGTIVVILSVSGALHSF, from the coding sequence ATGACGAGTCCACTCAACATCCTCGAATTGGCCTTGCCGGCGCTCTACGCGCTGACATTTGGCGTCTATTATCGCCAGTTTTTCGGCGAGGATGCGCAGGGCGACCGCTTTTTCGGCAGCTTTATGCTCAAGGGGACGCTCGCGATTCACGTGGGCTACCTCATCTACCGCGGCATCACGCTGGCGCATTTCCCCATCGCGACCGGCGCCGAGTTTATGTCGATGCTCGCCGCGAGCATCGCCGCGATCTATGTGCTGGTGGAGACCCGCCATAACAACCCGAATACGGGCATCTTTTTTATCGGCCTGATCACCCTCTTTCAGCTCTTCAGCTCGATCCTGATCACCGATATCAGCACCTATCCCGATCGCATGACCCATTCGGTCTTTGGCGTGCATATTATCGTCACCGGCCTGGGATTCGCAGCGCTGAGCCTGAGCGCCATTTACGCGCTGATGTATGTGATGCTCTCTCGGCAACTAAAGGCGCGCAACCTGGGGGTGATCTTCCGGCGGCTTCCGCCGTTGGCGACGCTCGAGAACATGAGCAAATTGGCCACCATCGCCGGCGTAATATTGCTGGGCATCGGGTTGGCGCTGGGGCACTGGTTCGCGCTTGAGCAAGGCGTGTCTTTAACCACGCTCGACCCGACCATTATCGCCGCCGACCTCATCTGGCTCGCCTATTTCCTCGGATTAATTGTCGTATCCGTGCGTGGTCTATCGGGACTTCGTATGGGTTATTTTTCGCTTTTCGGATATGTCGCGCTCGTCGGGACGATCGTCGTAATCCTGTCGGTCTCCGGTGCGCTTCATTCCTTCTAA
- the hemA gene encoding glutamyl-tRNA reductase translates to MSTANKLIAFSFSHKNTSLKERDRLAFSAEDVAAFMAEVRLQLGSEAAVISTCNRSELYFFGPAAALTWAKVWDAICAVKFGAHDRPAPPSQPPHTFEEHEAALHLFRVAASLESIALGENQILSQLKAAHALMLEQPVKCPTLDRLFQFALRCGKEVRTETGLCAGTVSISSVAVRLAEKIFGSFAQRQILIIGAGETAEKAAGHFQGAGAEDFVVVNRSEAKGRALAEKFGGTWRGLNAIAQSCVTADVVLVATGATDFLLTTAIFKDVMKKRHHRSIFLIDISNPRNIDPALAKQSGVFLYNMDDLQSVVADNLDARRQEIPAAEQLVARFVEEWELWAQTLQVTPTIATLARYFDAIREQELERHGGQMSETERVMLEDFSRGLVKKLLHHPIMYLRSSVQEKTFKTEDLRVLRSLYKLQDFEEQPDEN, encoded by the coding sequence ATGAGTACCGCGAATAAACTCATAGCCTTCTCCTTTAGCCATAAGAATACATCGCTAAAGGAGCGCGATCGCCTGGCCTTCTCCGCGGAGGATGTCGCGGCGTTTATGGCCGAGGTGCGCCTGCAACTCGGCAGTGAGGCTGCGGTGATTTCGACCTGCAACCGTAGCGAACTGTATTTCTTCGGCCCGGCCGCGGCCCTCACCTGGGCGAAGGTCTGGGACGCAATCTGCGCGGTTAAATTTGGCGCCCACGACAGGCCCGCCCCGCCCAGCCAGCCGCCCCATACCTTCGAGGAGCACGAGGCGGCGCTGCATCTATTTCGAGTGGCGGCCTCCCTTGAGTCCATCGCCCTCGGCGAAAACCAGATCCTCAGCCAGCTCAAAGCCGCCCACGCCCTGATGCTCGAACAGCCGGTCAAATGCCCGACGCTCGACCGCCTTTTTCAATTCGCGCTGCGCTGCGGCAAAGAGGTGCGCACCGAGACCGGCTTATGCGCCGGCACCGTCTCCATCAGCTCGGTCGCGGTACGCCTGGCCGAGAAGATCTTCGGCAGCTTCGCCCAGCGCCAGATCCTCATCATCGGCGCCGGCGAGACCGCCGAGAAAGCCGCCGGCCATTTCCAGGGCGCGGGCGCCGAAGACTTCGTGGTCGTCAATCGCAGCGAGGCCAAGGGGCGCGCGCTGGCCGAGAAATTCGGCGGCACCTGGCGTGGACTCAACGCCATTGCTCAGTCCTGCGTCACCGCCGACGTCGTGCTGGTCGCCACCGGCGCCACCGACTTCCTGCTGACCACGGCGATCTTCAAAGACGTCATGAAGAAGCGCCACCACCGCTCTATCTTCTTGATCGATATCAGCAACCCGCGAAATATCGACCCGGCGCTTGCCAAACAATCGGGCGTCTTCCTCTATAATATGGACGACCTGCAGAGCGTGGTGGCCGACAATCTCGACGCGCGCCGCCAGGAGATTCCGGCCGCAGAACAGCTCGTCGCGCGCTTTGTCGAGGAATGGGAGCTCTGGGCCCAGACCCTTCAGGTGACGCCCACCATCGCCACCCTGGCCCGCTATTTCGACGCGATTCGCGAGCAGGAACTCGAGCGCCACGGCGGCCAGATGAGCGAGACCGAGCGCGTGATGCTCGAAGACTTCTCCCGCGGGCTCGTCAAGAAATTGCTGCACCATCCAATTATGTACCTGCGCTCTTCGGTCCAAGAAAAGACGTTCAAAACCGAAGACTTACGCGTCTTGCGCTCGCTTTATAAACTTCAGGATTTCGAGGAGCAGCCCGATGAAAATTAG
- the hemC gene encoding hydroxymethylbilane synthase translates to MKISLGSRKSRLALWQTNRIADLLKAAHPALEVEIITMDTLGDQILDKPIPEIGGKGLFTAELEQALAADAVDFAIHSLKDLPTELPAGMAYVGSPRRADPTDSLLSYKWSSLDDLPENAVIATGSVRRRAQLRARHPGFEFRELRGNIGTRLRKLKEFDFDAIIMASAALDRLELDLAAEGVYCHKLDPSLYVPAVGQGAIGVEMREGREEIRALLDPIIDPETLAAVEAERIVMRRLEGGCSVPLGVYCCFDASATEEPWSLHAWASSPDAKVVIEHKLRGASPEKMAFEMADALVAQGAGAVMRPR, encoded by the coding sequence ATGAAAATTAGTCTCGGTTCGCGAAAATCTCGCCTCGCCCTCTGGCAGACCAACCGCATCGCGGACCTGCTCAAAGCGGCTCACCCCGCGCTCGAAGTCGAGATCATCACCATGGACACCCTGGGCGACCAGATCCTCGACAAGCCCATCCCGGAGATTGGCGGCAAGGGATTATTCACCGCCGAGCTTGAGCAGGCGCTGGCAGCCGACGCGGTCGACTTCGCCATCCACTCGCTCAAAGACCTGCCCACCGAATTGCCCGCGGGCATGGCCTATGTCGGCTCGCCCCGGCGCGCCGACCCTACCGATAGCCTGCTGAGCTATAAGTGGAGCAGCCTGGACGACTTGCCCGAGAACGCGGTCATCGCCACCGGCAGCGTTCGCCGCCGGGCGCAACTTCGCGCACGCCACCCAGGCTTCGAGTTCCGCGAGCTGCGCGGCAATATCGGCACCCGGCTGCGCAAGCTCAAAGAATTCGATTTTGACGCGATTATTATGGCCAGCGCCGCGCTGGACCGACTGGAGCTAGACCTCGCGGCGGAGGGTGTTTATTGCCACAAGCTCGACCCCAGCCTCTATGTGCCGGCGGTTGGCCAGGGCGCGATTGGCGTCGAGATGCGCGAGGGACGCGAAGAGATACGCGCCCTCCTGGACCCGATTATTGACCCGGAGACCCTGGCCGCGGTCGAAGCCGAGCGCATCGTGATGCGCCGGCTTGAGGGCGGCTGCTCCGTGCCGCTGGGGGTCTATTGCTGCTTCGACGCGAGCGCGACCGAGGAGCCCTGGTCACTGCACGCCTGGGCGTCGAGCCCGGACGCAAAAGTCGTCATCGAGCATAAATTACGCGGCGCATCTCCCGAGAAGATGGCGTTTGAGATGGCCGACGCGCTCGTCGCTCAAGGCGCCGGCGCCGTCATGCGCCCGCGATAA
- a CDS encoding uroporphyrinogen-III synthase, whose amino-acid sequence MCTDAPDDICPDDAPLTVLYTGTRSPTIKHPGLAIVHRPMLKPAPLDFDRQRARALAKQAKTLVFYSPNAVDHLADSGVLDGLALHEKTAWAVGEKTAESLHERFGVHARVPEDPQFTGMLAHFHARKPELPLVAFGIQGSPRSLMGDAPGQFAPDDAAQIHQIPIYQTTAEHHADLGETIARGSIRWVALTSPRGVDAFVSHFSASTLAGFKLATIGPTTADALRGHGLTVDLMVQLPDRNAMMLEILHAASLAQPPSTQPP is encoded by the coding sequence ATGTGCACCGATGCCCCCGACGACATTTGCCCCGACGATGCGCCGCTGACGGTGCTCTATACCGGGACACGCAGCCCCACGATTAAACATCCGGGCCTTGCAATCGTGCACCGCCCGATGCTCAAGCCCGCGCCCCTCGACTTCGATCGGCAGCGCGCACGCGCCCTCGCTAAGCAAGCGAAAACGCTCGTCTTTTATAGCCCGAACGCCGTTGACCACCTGGCCGATTCCGGCGTCCTCGACGGCCTCGCGCTCCATGAAAAGACGGCATGGGCTGTCGGCGAGAAGACCGCAGAGTCGCTCCACGAGCGATTTGGCGTCCACGCGCGCGTCCCCGAAGACCCGCAATTCACCGGCATGCTCGCCCACTTTCATGCCCGAAAGCCCGAACTTCCCCTGGTCGCCTTCGGCATTCAGGGGTCACCGCGCAGCTTGATGGGCGACGCCCCCGGACAATTTGCGCCGGACGATGCCGCCCAGATTCATCAGATCCCGATCTACCAGACCACCGCCGAGCACCACGCTGACCTGGGCGAAACCATCGCCCGGGGGTCCATCCGCTGGGTTGCGCTGACCAGCCCGCGCGGCGTCGATGCCTTCGTCTCTCACTTCAGCGCGTCCACCCTCGCCGGGTTTAAGCTCGCCACCATCGGCCCGACCACCGCCGACGCGCTCAGGGGGCACGGACTCACCGTCGATCTGATGGTGCAACTGCCCGACCGAAATGCGATGATGCTTGAGATTCTCCACGCGGCAAGCCTGGCCCAGCCACCATCAACTCAGCCGCCCTGA
- a CDS encoding DedA family protein encodes MQALDWFLHIDDKLGEVINNYGMWTYAILFLIIFCETGLVVTPFLPGDSLLFAAGALSATTSMNPVILFVLLLVAAIIGDSLNYAIGSYVGTRIFKEDAKILKLSHLRRTEKFYEKYGGKTIFLARFVPIVRTYAPFVAGAANMRYSYFFFYNCVGALAWVGGFIFLGYFFGNLPVVKENFGIVVLGIIIVSVLPIVYEIGMGWLEKRKAQAGGAESIE; translated from the coding sequence ATGCAGGCGTTGGACTGGTTTTTACATATCGATGACAAGCTGGGCGAGGTCATCAATAACTACGGTATGTGGACCTATGCGATTCTATTTTTGATCATCTTCTGCGAGACCGGCCTGGTGGTCACGCCGTTTTTGCCGGGCGACTCGCTGCTCTTTGCCGCGGGCGCCCTGAGCGCGACCACGTCGATGAATCCGGTGATATTGTTCGTGCTATTGCTGGTCGCGGCGATCATCGGCGACAGCCTGAACTACGCGATTGGCAGCTATGTGGGCACGCGTATTTTCAAGGAGGACGCCAAGATTCTGAAGCTTTCGCACCTGCGGCGCACCGAAAAGTTCTACGAAAAATACGGCGGCAAGACGATCTTCCTGGCGCGTTTCGTGCCCATCGTGCGCACCTACGCGCCCTTCGTCGCCGGGGCCGCGAATATGCGCTATTCGTATTTCTTCTTTTATAATTGTGTCGGCGCCCTGGCCTGGGTTGGCGGGTTTATCTTCCTCGGTTATTTCTTCGGCAACCTTCCCGTCGTCAAAGAGAATTTCGGCATCGTGGTATTGGGCATTATCATCGTATCGGTGTTGCCGATTGTGTACGAGATCGGCATGGGCTGGTTGGAGAAGCGCAAGGCGCAGGCCGGTGGGGCCGAGTCGATTGAGTAG
- the hemE gene encoding uroporphyrinogen decarboxylase: protein MNSRERFLKACRCEPVDRPPIWVMRQAGRHLPEYREFRKKHTFHEVVKAPELALEVTMQPIRRYKMDAAIIFSDILVIPEAMGQQYGFPEGGGIEMDFAVRTQADVDRLSVDGIESRLSYMSESLRLVKKELNGERALIGFSGSPWTLATYMVEGKSSKTYTHAKKMFYEDRVLFDRLMRKITQAVVRYVRLQIAAGVDAIQLFDSWGGVLAPDAFTQASAFWMKRVVDSVAGQVPVIIFSKDMSHLGDILATTGANVLGVNWNRRLSTVKNSLPSGIAVQGNLDPTVLNTNPEVVEREALRILKDMRGLPGHIFNLGHGIQPDASPENVAKLVDTVTNFK, encoded by the coding sequence ATGAACTCACGCGAACGATTCTTAAAAGCCTGCCGCTGCGAACCTGTAGACCGTCCGCCGATCTGGGTGATGCGCCAGGCTGGGCGACATCTACCCGAATATCGGGAGTTTCGCAAAAAACACACGTTCCACGAAGTCGTGAAGGCCCCCGAGCTCGCGCTGGAGGTCACCATGCAGCCGATTCGCCGCTATAAGATGGACGCGGCGATTATCTTCTCCGATATCCTGGTCATCCCCGAGGCGATGGGTCAGCAATACGGATTCCCCGAGGGCGGCGGCATCGAGATGGACTTCGCCGTGCGCACCCAGGCCGACGTGGACCGGCTGAGCGTCGACGGCATCGAGTCGCGCCTGAGCTATATGAGCGAATCGCTTCGCCTGGTCAAAAAGGAGCTCAACGGTGAGCGCGCGCTGATCGGTTTTAGCGGCTCCCCCTGGACGTTGGCGACGTATATGGTCGAGGGCAAGAGCTCCAAAACCTACACCCACGCCAAAAAGATGTTCTACGAAGACCGCGTCCTCTTTGACCGGCTGATGCGCAAAATCACCCAGGCCGTCGTGCGCTATGTGCGCCTGCAAATCGCCGCCGGCGTCGACGCCATCCAGCTCTTCGACAGCTGGGGCGGCGTGCTCGCCCCGGACGCATTCACCCAGGCGTCGGCGTTTTGGATGAAGCGCGTGGTCGACTCCGTCGCCGGCCAGGTTCCCGTCATCATCTTCTCCAAGGATATGTCGCACCTGGGCGACATCCTCGCGACGACCGGGGCCAACGTCCTCGGGGTGAATTGGAACCGGCGCCTGTCGACGGTTAAAAATAGTCTCCCCAGCGGCATCGCCGTGCAGGGCAACCTCGACCCGACCGTGCTCAACACAAACCCGGAGGTCGTGGAGCGCGAGGCGCTGCGCATCCTCAAAGATATGCGCGGCCTGCCCGGGCATATCTTTAACCTCGGCCACGGCATACAGCCCGACGCATCCCCCGAGAACGTGGCGAAGCTGGTCGACACGGTCACGAATTTTAAGTAA
- the hemG gene encoding protoporphyrinogen oxidase — protein sequence MAKEVNRGSIAVLGGGITGLTAAYRLQKAGFEVVLFEAGPALGGQISSARRDGFLLEGGPHTLLERGRLADLIAELGLQGRVVEANPAAKKRFVVRDHLPHALPTSLGAFLNSPILSPLAKLRLLAEPFVAKGPGERDNSESLADFITRRLGPEVLEFAVDPMVAGTFAGDSTKLSARHAFPKLFELEQTHGSLVGAGLARVANRLRCLLKPGQSRDEATPKKATRLINFDAGSQVLIDRLSGEIGKAPRLNCKVRTLEKKENGRWLIRFEEKDADAKIKDRQKTVDAVFCALPANALADISVRLHNADPAAPFEPLRGIEYAAVSVVSLGFRREDIEHPLDGFGMLVPRQEQRHILGTLFMSTLFAGRAPDGEVLLTTFVGGARNPEYAHLPSDEIYARTLADLDDLLGVRGEPTLREHRFWGEAIPQYNVGYDAFETTLNTIEATHAGLFVGGSFRDGIAVPDRIGAGYDIAERIETYLDKATQAPS from the coding sequence ATGGCGAAGGAAGTGAATCGGGGAAGCATCGCGGTATTAGGCGGCGGGATTACGGGTCTCACCGCCGCCTATCGACTCCAAAAAGCCGGCTTCGAGGTCGTCCTCTTCGAAGCCGGCCCGGCCCTCGGCGGCCAGATAAGCTCGGCGCGCCGAGACGGGTTTTTGCTCGAAGGCGGCCCGCATACGCTGCTGGAGCGCGGACGCCTGGCCGACCTCATCGCCGAGCTGGGACTCCAGGGGCGCGTCGTGGAGGCGAACCCCGCGGCGAAGAAACGCTTTGTCGTCCGCGACCACCTTCCACACGCCCTTCCCACGAGCCTCGGCGCGTTTCTCAACTCCCCAATCTTGTCGCCGCTGGCGAAACTTCGCCTGCTGGCCGAACCCTTCGTCGCCAAGGGCCCCGGCGAGCGCGACAACTCAGAATCACTGGCCGACTTCATCACTCGACGGCTCGGCCCCGAGGTCTTGGAATTCGCCGTCGACCCGATGGTCGCGGGCACCTTCGCGGGCGACTCCACCAAGCTCTCGGCGCGCCATGCGTTCCCAAAACTCTTCGAGCTTGAGCAGACCCACGGATCACTGGTCGGCGCCGGGCTGGCCCGCGTCGCCAATCGCCTGCGATGCCTCTTAAAACCAGGCCAATCGCGGGACGAAGCCACGCCCAAAAAAGCAACCCGGCTTATTAACTTCGACGCAGGCTCTCAGGTCCTCATCGACCGCCTTTCGGGCGAAATAGGCAAGGCACCTCGCCTCAATTGTAAGGTCCGCACCCTTGAGAAAAAAGAGAACGGTCGCTGGCTGATACGCTTTGAGGAAAAAGACGCCGACGCGAAGATCAAAGACCGCCAAAAGACCGTCGACGCGGTCTTCTGCGCCCTTCCCGCGAACGCGCTGGCGGATATTTCGGTGCGGCTGCATAACGCCGACCCCGCGGCGCCCTTCGAGCCGCTTCGCGGCATCGAGTATGCCGCGGTTTCGGTGGTCTCGCTGGGCTTTCGCCGCGAGGATATCGAACACCCGCTCGACGGCTTTGGCATGCTCGTCCCGCGCCAGGAGCAACGCCATATCCTCGGCACCCTCTTTATGAGCACCCTCTTTGCGGGCCGCGCGCCCGACGGTGAGGTCTTACTGACGACGTTCGTCGGCGGCGCGCGAAACCCCGAATACGCCCATTTGCCAAGCGACGAAATTTACGCACGCACGCTCGCCGACCTCGATGATTTGCTGGGCGTGCGCGGCGAGCCGACCCTGCGCGAGCACCGGTTCTGGGGGGAGGCGATTCCGCAATATAACGTCGGCTACGACGCGTTTGAGACCACGCTCAACACCATCGAAGCCACCCACGCCGGCCTGTTCGTCGGCGGCAGCTTCCGCGACGGCATCGCGGTCCCGGACCGCATCGGCGCCGGCTACGATATCGCCGAACGCATCGAAACCTATTTAGATAAAGCGACTCAAGCACCAAGCTAA
- the hemB gene encoding porphobilinogen synthase, translating into MSKPALNAPLIRRPRRLRRGENLRALVRENHLRRDDLIMPIFITAADNTAREIASMPGIFQYSLDRVDAELETLLERGITRIMLFGIPAAKDAVGSDTWHDHGIIQRAIGHIKANYPEFYVISDVCFCEFTSHGHCGVVDDTGALLNDPTLENLQKQAISHAQAGADMLAPSGMIDGMIGAMRGALDAQDFAHLPLMSYAVKYASAYYGPFRDAVDSAPQFGDRRAYQMDPANAREAMVEAALDLEEGADILMVKPALAYLDIVRQVRDRFDVPVAAYNVSGEYAMVKAAAEKGWVDGDAVALESLLSMKRAGADIILTYFARDIALLLP; encoded by the coding sequence ATGTCGAAACCCGCTCTCAACGCACCGCTTATCCGCCGACCCCGCCGACTTCGCCGCGGCGAAAACCTGCGCGCCCTGGTGCGCGAGAACCATCTTCGGCGCGACGACCTGATCATGCCGATTTTCATCACGGCCGCCGACAATACCGCGCGCGAAATCGCGTCGATGCCCGGCATCTTCCAATACTCATTGGACCGGGTGGACGCCGAGCTCGAGACGCTTCTGGAGCGCGGCATCACCCGCATCATGTTATTCGGCATCCCGGCGGCCAAAGACGCCGTGGGCTCGGACACCTGGCACGACCACGGCATCATTCAGCGCGCCATCGGCCATATCAAAGCCAACTACCCGGAATTCTACGTCATTAGCGATGTCTGCTTCTGCGAATTCACCAGCCACGGCCACTGCGGCGTGGTCGACGACACCGGCGCCCTGCTCAACGACCCGACGCTCGAGAACCTTCAAAAACAAGCCATCTCGCACGCCCAGGCCGGCGCCGATATGCTCGCCCCGTCCGGCATGATCGACGGCATGATCGGCGCGATGCGCGGCGCCCTGGACGCCCAGGATTTCGCGCACCTGCCGCTGATGAGCTACGCGGTCAAATACGCCTCCGCCTACTACGGCCCCTTCCGCGACGCGGTCGACTCCGCCCCCCAATTCGGCGACCGACGCGCCTACCAGATGGACCCGGCCAACGCCCGCGAAGCCATGGTCGAGGCCGCCCTCGACCTCGAAGAAGGCGCCGACATCCTGATGGTCAAACCCGCCCTGGCCTACCTCGACATCGTCCGCCAGGTGCGCGACCGCTTCGACGTGCCGGTCGCCGCCTATAACGTGTCGGGCGAATACGCGATGGTCAAAGCGGCCGCCGAAAAAGGCTGGGTCGACGGCGATGCGGTCGCGCTGGAATCACTGCTGTCGATGAAGCGCGCCGGGGCCGATATTATTTTGACCTATTTTGCCCGGGATATCGCGTTGTTATTGCCGTGA
- a CDS encoding transposase: MIDYLNSVSRHHGEYLPHLEVKCGTYFVTICLDGAIPSKLHQRLKLERSRQLFELERQKRLTPEGRDAIEWGHFLKVDALLDSPACQPVLGRDDIAQVVVDALEYFHGDRYVLDMWVIMGTHIHVIFQLCAENLLQKVLHSWKSFTANEINSLLGRAGRFWQRDYFDRSIRCDEQLAAIREYVWANPEAAGLRDWKWRRQY; the protein is encoded by the coding sequence ATGATAGATTATCTGAACTCAGTTTCGCGCCATCACGGCGAGTATTTACCTCATCTTGAGGTGAAATGCGGCACATATTTCGTGACAATTTGCCTTGATGGCGCAATCCCATCAAAGCTGCATCAGCGCCTTAAATTGGAGCGGAGTCGGCAACTCTTCGAATTGGAGCGCCAGAAACGCCTGACGCCTGAGGGTCGTGACGCCATCGAATGGGGGCATTTTTTAAAGGTTGACGCGCTATTGGACTCGCCGGCTTGTCAGCCTGTTCTTGGTCGAGACGATATCGCTCAGGTGGTAGTCGATGCGCTCGAGTACTTTCATGGTGACCGTTATGTCCTGGATATGTGGGTGATAATGGGCACGCATATCCACGTGATTTTCCAACTGTGTGCCGAGAATTTGCTGCAGAAGGTTTTGCATTCGTGGAAGTCGTTTACTGCGAATGAGATCAATTCATTGTTGGGTCGTGCGGGGCGATTTTGGCAACGGGACTATTTTGACCGATCCATTCGATGCGATGAGCAACTCGCGGCGATTCGTGAATATGTGTGGGCGAATCCGGAAGCCGCCGGGTTACGAGATTGGAAGTGGCGCAGGCAGTATTGA
- the hemH gene encoding ferrochelatase, with translation MTRNASPRKQGVLLINLGSPDSTDVGDVRRYLHEFLTDPRVLDNPAPIRHAVVNLAILPTRPKESAHAYEQIWTDEGSPLIIITEKVATLLRERIGANFDQDLPVVVGMRYQNPSTRSALQKLAGLGVEDLFVVPLYPHYAMSSYETAVAKVKDEARDLGLDMSLTFQPPFFDDPDYIEAMVEVAKPYLEEDYDKILFSYHGIPERHLRKSDASGCHCLQSEDCCQKASPAHATCYRRQVHATTWAFTEKAGIPPEKWDLAFQSRLGRDPWLMPYTDKAIEDYPGEGVKKLVVISPAFVSDCLETIEELGMRGKEDFLAAGGEDYRLVPCLNEHPRWIDTLEKFVKTFVDGGFHDARPTVPVART, from the coding sequence ATGACCCGCAACGCATCCCCTCGCAAACAAGGCGTCTTGCTGATCAACCTCGGCTCCCCGGACTCGACCGACGTCGGCGACGTGCGTCGTTATTTGCACGAATTTCTGACCGACCCGCGCGTGCTCGATAACCCCGCACCGATTCGCCACGCGGTGGTGAATTTGGCGATCTTGCCGACGCGCCCCAAAGAGTCGGCCCACGCCTATGAGCAGATCTGGACCGACGAGGGTTCGCCGCTGATCATCATCACCGAGAAGGTCGCGACCTTGCTGCGCGAGCGCATCGGGGCCAACTTCGACCAGGATTTGCCGGTCGTCGTTGGCATGCGTTACCAGAACCCGTCGACCCGAAGCGCCCTGCAGAAGTTGGCGGGCCTGGGCGTCGAGGATCTTTTCGTGGTTCCGCTGTATCCGCATTATGCGATGTCGAGCTACGAGACCGCGGTGGCGAAGGTCAAAGATGAGGCGCGGGATTTGGGCCTGGATATGTCGCTGACATTTCAGCCGCCGTTTTTTGACGACCCGGATTATATTGAAGCGATGGTTGAGGTTGCCAAGCCCTATCTCGAGGAGGATTACGACAAGATCCTCTTTAGCTATCATGGGATTCCGGAGCGCCATCTTCGCAAGAGCGACGCCTCGGGCTGTCATTGCCTGCAGAGCGAAGACTGCTGCCAGAAGGCAAGCCCGGCGCACGCGACCTGCTATCGCCGACAGGTGCACGCGACCACCTGGGCCTTCACCGAGAAGGCCGGCATTCCCCCCGAGAAGTGGGACCTCGCCTTCCAATCGCGCCTGGGGCGCGACCCCTGGCTGATGCCCTATACCGACAAGGCGATCGAAGACTACCCGGGCGAAGGCGTCAAAAAGCTCGTCGTTATCTCGCCGGCGTTTGTCTCCGATTGCCTGGAGACCATCGAGGAATTGGGCATGCGCGGCAAAGAGGATTTTCTGGCCGCCGGCGGCGAGGATTATCGCCTGGTCCCGTGCCTAAATGAGCACCCGCGCTGGATTGATACCCTGGAGAAATTCGTTAAGACCTTCGTCGACGGCGGCTTCCATGACGCGCGCCCGACCGTCCCGGTTGCGCGCACTTAA